The stretch of DNA GCAGCTGCTAAGCCTTTTCCCAGAAACTGAGGATATATAATGGGTTGAAAAGTACCTCTTATGGTTTCTATGTGCAACATAGATTCCCAAGACATGGATATATATAccactccccaccctccccaaatacACTGGCTCTTGAGAATAGCCTGTATGCTCTGTTACTCGCCCtccctcttcctgcatcccccCTGTTCCCTGCTTATGGTTGGCTTTTGGGTAAGGTTTTGGGGGAGCTGGTAGCACtctggaagttgttggactcccaaatcccaccagccagcatagctaatggtcatggacgatgggagttgtagttcctcacccctgctctaagtgGTGAATCTCTATATTGCCTCCTTAGTCCTCCTCCTCACTTCCTGTTATTTTTCTGTTTCCCGCCACCCAGCAAATCATGGCAACTTCTTGCTTACCGGAGCTTACGACAACACAGCCAAGGTCTGGACGCACCCAGGCTCATCACCGCTGAAAACCTTGGCAGGACACGAGGGCAAAGTCATGGGCTTGGACATCTCCCTGGATGGGCAGCTGATCGCCACATGCTCTTATGACAGGACTTTCAAGCTTTGGATGGCAGAGTAGGGGGAAGGAGCATTTCTGCCAGATTGGCCCTGCCCAGCTCCCGCAGCCAAGGAAGGCAGCCTGCTGTGACACCCTGGGACTCCGCCACAGATGGCTTGATGTCCTTCTGGGATACTGCCGCCtcctcacacatgcacaccctcTGGTCAGGCCAAGCTGAGTTTGAGAACACCTTCCCTATTGCATTCCGCTTCAGTTGTGTCACCTTGGGTGCTAACTGAGCTGGTAGGGTGGGTTGTTCCAGTTGTTATTTGGGAGTGGGGTCACAGCTTCTTACTCGGACAGAGACTTTTCTTGAAAAACGACACCCTAACATTAAAGCAGAGTGGCTGCTTGAAAATGGTGAAGCCTGTGTGGGTTGTGTTTTTGACAGATGGTTTCTTGAGCCAAGCAGCCTCTGGTGGTGGGgtgcctcccctgccccaccccccagtgctCAGCTTTCCTATTATCACTCCTGCATTCATAGAAACATCAAGTTGATAGTGACCTTAAAGATCATTAGCCCAGGAATGGTGAAACCACAGGCCCCCTAAGCCAAaggtggccctccaggcttccctgtctggccctcaggactctccccaggccacaacccTCCGCAAACCATGTTTCACATCCTCCCTGAGAGTTTTTACCTGGCAGGGATGTGTCCTTTCACTCTGATAAtacttgcttgcctagatggaggataTGGAAGGGCGTGTGTGGATATGGAAACTGGCCTGCTGCACAGAGGTAACATTTACTACTCACTTTTGCCTCGCCCCACCTACCACCAGCATGTGGCACTCAGAAGGTTGCCCTGAACGGAATGAGGTGTAATTGGGTTGGGGGGAAAAGATTTCCCACCCTTGAATTGGCATTTCCTTGTAGGGAAAGGCGCTGCAGCCACCCCACTCATGTTCATTTTGTGTGtccctttcccaacccaccctgTCAGCGCTAAACCTACCTCCTTGCAAAGACCCAAAAGATTGCTTTGATTCTATTATCAGCCCCCACTCTTAGAAGCTGATGCAATTTGAAACAGAACAATACAGCGTAGATACAAAAGTTTTAATGTCACTGCCGTTTGGCCCTCTAACCAGTAGTGCACACACCAGGAGAAAAAACCCTTGAGCATCTGCCTTCATTTTCATGCCTGCATGACGTGATTACACAGAGGACCATCTCCAAGCTTGGACAGAGGACAGTTAAGGTCTGCAGCCTTGGTGGTTCCACCTTCAGCAGTGCAGTCCGTGTTCTCTGGATGTTGGGAACTCATAATTGGCTGCAGCAGAGGCATTTGGCACAGGGGAAGAGGCTGGTTTGGAGGgttggcatagctcagtggtagagccttacatgcagaagcttccaggttcaatctccagaatctccaggtaggaataaGAGAGACAGaccactgcctgaaaccctggagagctgccactCAGTATAGAAAATATggcgctagatggaccaatggcctgactaaAGCAGTTTCCTTTGTCCCTTTACTCCAAGTATGGGGAAGCTTGGGCCCTCCAGACGTGGTTgtgttacagctcccatcatgaccagagatgatgggagttgtagttcagcaacacctggaatgAGAAAAGCTCTCCTCTCCACCTGCTATATTCCCATTATCCATTTTCACCCTCTTGCCCACTTTAGCCAACTTAAGAAGCAGTGAGTTTGTTCGTTGAAATGCTCCCACTGCCCTGTCATGTCCTCATCCGCATCCCTATGTTAAAGCTCACAAGTAACCCTCAAGGTCAAATCCTGGGACCCAGTGGCAGTCCAAACCATTTTGCTGTCTGGGGCGAAGGACAATTGGCAGTCTCTCTCTTGTTCGATAGGCAGAATCTGAAAGAGCTTTGAGTCTTAAATCATAACTGGGCAAGGCCTTCCAGCACACTTGAGCTGGCTTAGAGAACTCAAGGCAGGCTGTGTGGCACACACAAGTTAGTCCTCCCAacactttgctgctgcttgccAACCACCTCTACCCTGCTCCCAGCATCTTCCACCTGAGAAGGCTGCTGGTCcctgtcacccccacccccaaaagaactGCCTGGTCCAAAAGATGGAGAAGATGAGTAGTAAAGTCACGCTTAAGATGACAGCCATCAGGTAGGTGAAAATCCGGAGCTGGGGGTTGCAGGCACACACCCACATGGGGGAGCGGTGGCGGTTGGGCAGGGTTGTGGCGGCAGTGGTGGTGCTAGCCGGGCGGCTTTGCTCACGGTAGCTCTCAATGCTGGGATCTGTCACTGGGCCCAGGTCCAAGGTGTAGACCCTGGGCTGGCGGAGGAAGTACCTGCTCTTGCGCTGCTCCTTCAAGCACAGCTGCCGGCCTTCCAGGATGATGTGGTTGGGCTCCAGGCGCAGCAGGCGCAAGATGGCCTCATTGGTGGGCAGCTCAGTGACGGGCTGGTCGGAAGGGAGGACGGTAAGGTGGCGGCAGAGTGGGCACTGCAAGCGGTTCTGGGCCGGGGACACCAAGCTGAGATGAGCCAGGCACTCAATGCAGAAGGAATGTTGGCACTGAAGGACCTTGGGGGTGCGGAAAGTGTTGTCGTAAGGGTTCCAGCAGATGGGGCATTCAGCCTCCTGCCCCTGGACCTGCTTCTCAGCCATGGGGAGACTAAAAAACAAGGGCAGGTGTAACCATATAGCAGCATCAATGTAGTGGAACCTTTGGCCCACGAGATGGAATGTTTGGTTTGCCATGGGGCCATGcttgctgagactgatgggagttgtagttcttcaGCATtggtggggggggcaaaggttcccAACATCTGGCTTTTACAGCATCAGCAAATGCAAAGAGAGAGGTCCTCTGCCCAAGGGAGTTTGCAGTATGAAGTTTAAGAGTGGAAGCGAGCCCTTCTCTTGCAAAGCAATTGATAAGGCAAAGGTGGGAAAATAAACATCCACatcagaacagcctgctggatcaggccaatggcaatctagtccagcatcctcttctcacagcagccaaccagaaatACACAAGAAACCTTGAGCAtagacatcatggctagtagccattgatagccttatcagaGGAAGCACACAGAGGGTTGTGCTTTAATggtagagccactgccagtcggtCTAGAGAAGCTAGTCAAAGGATCAGTGCTCTTGACTCTTATCATAAAGGCCTTTATGGTCCTACGCCCTACCCAcccctgcaaaaaacaacaacacccaaaacaAACCTACCTTGCCTTGAAAAGCAGGAGATGTGGGCAGTGTGGCCTCATTCTAACTCAATTCCATCCAGGATCAATGTTTCTTTTCACACCGCCCAGAAGTCTGATGCATTCTTCTTCTGCTCCCTTATTCTTTCTTAAGATTGGTGAGCAAGTGTGGGCTTGCAGCTGGATCTGAGCTGGTCcaaaatgaagagagagagagcctagGCAGGAAGATGCTTCCTTTGCAGGTGCTGCTAAACCAAAGgtgttctctctcctcctcccattctcAGGGGACTTTGTCCCTTAGGCAGAGCTTGGCGTTTTCTTCTGTCAGGTTGGTAAGCAGCTGTTGTTTACTACCAGGGCCTGGCAGCCAAGGTGAGAGAACTGGTGGAAGGCTGGCAGGGAAATCCTCGGGCTGCCTTGGAAGTTAGGAAGCCCCAAGCGGACCTATTTTTCAGCACTGCTGCCATTGATTTTAGGTAACTTGGTTTAGGAGCATAGGAAAACAATGAGGCATGCTCCAAGAGGCAGAGCAGCATTCGGCCTAAAATCCCAGCACAATTCTCAAAAGTAGTAAGAcatttattttttctcctttacaccttccaccgcctcctcctagTACTGAATTGTAGCTTCTGAACCTTGGTGGGAGGGCAAAAACTTTCCCCCTTTTACATTGCAATGGTGGAAACAGGTGTAAATGTATTATTTAACATCACtaatatactgcttgattgtgcTAAAACCTCTAAACAATAcatccccccatttttaaaaaacgttttttttaaaaaagcattaaaattaattaaaattaaacatgTTAACATCTACATGCCCATATCAACTTTTTGATACAaagatgtttttagcaggcactgaaaagagtactACAAAGATTTCCCACCTGATTTCAAtcggcaaggagttccaaagtgtgtgtgCTGCCACAGAAAAAGTTTGGCTTTTTGCAAGTGTGGAACAAGTATTCTGTGGAACCAGTAACAGTGCTCAAGTGGGCACATATGAGATGAGgtgatccaataataataataataataataataataataataataatctcgtGCATTTGTAAGTGATATTATGGTTTGTTTACTTTTGTGTGTGCAGAGTCCCCCCCCAGCAGTGAAAAGAATATTAATATGAAAGAAAATGCACAATGATTAAATCAAAGCAATATAAAATGGTGAAGGGGCATGGCTTGCCGAGAAGCCTAATGGCAGCCTGATCCAGCATCTCCTATATGTAAGAGGCTAATTTATAGTTGAACGACTGCCAAGTAaaagcataaaaggtaaagggacccctgaccgttatgtccagtcacggacaactctggggttgcgacgcttatcttgctttactagccgagagagccagcatactggtcatgtggctagcatgacaaagccacttctggcgaaccagagcagcacttggaagcgccgtttaccttcccgctgtagcggtacctatttatctacttgcactttgaggtgctttcaaactgctagattggcaggagctgggaccgagcaatgggagctcactccgacgcggggattcgaaccgccgacccgatcgacaagccctaggctctgtggtttaacccacagcgccacctgcgtccccagtAAAAGCATATTGCTCCTCAAATTTATCTTCAGCAAGGTCATGTTGTGGGGGTCATAAAAGTTAGCTGGCTAAGCAAGATTTACAAGAAGTGTTAGAAGCGCATTGCCCAGTGCTGCTTGAAGAGACTGGCAAAAACTAAATATCCCCTGGTTATGTGTTTGTGAACTGCCTTCATGCTCTCATCACACACAAAACTCCCAGGTTAACTCacatcctgcccccctccccctccgctcTGGTGTCTCAACAAGGAGCAAGCCCACCCCACAACCAATCACCCTCACTGGGATGGGCAAAGCCAATCCTCAAAACACTAaaatccttccctcccttcccaaatTCCAGAGGTACCATACATTTAACCATTGGTCATAATATACTGTAATGGAACTTCCAGTTTCAGAGGCAGTATCCTTCAGGCCATCAGTTTAGTGGTGCAGCTGGGTAATtgtaggtcaggcacccccaaactgcggccctccagatgttttggcctacaactcccgtgatccctagtgtaacaggaccagtggtcagggatgatggggattgtagtccaaaacgtctggagggccgaagtttggggatgcctgttgtaggtcTTATTACTGCTGTGCATTGTTTcagttgcaaaagaaaagaaaaaaaaacctcttctcCCTTCCAATCCAATGCGCTTTATAATAGTTCTACCTGCACTGTCAGAGGCTATGAATACTAGTTGTTGAGAATTAGAAATTGAAGAGTGCACTCAGGAcctgcttctgggctttccataggcatctgctcAGCCACTGTGAGTGGCCAGCCAGTGATTCGGACAAACAGGATGCATATTATCCTCCAGCCTTgctggctgcagctcagtggcagagtacctgttttgtatgcagaagatgCCAGGATCTGTCTCCTGAAACATCTCCACATAGGACTGGGAGAAAATCCAGCCTAAAACCTggactgctgctgccagtcagtgtagacaatactgggtgtGTTTATTTCCAGAAATACAGCTGACTAGAATCAGGGTAGTGCTCCTGATGCTACAATTCAGGTTGAAGGTTTCTTAACCTGTAGAATCTTCAAAACCCAAGGAACAGTGGCTTCTGTTTTTTAATGCATGCCATCCAGACTCTCCAGACTCTGCAGCCATACTAGACATCGGCAGGAAGGTGTCCTCTTCTGAGAGTGTTGGCACTCCAGGCAACTGCTCCTCAGCAAACAAAACCACGTTCCAAATACTGTTCAGACCTTACCAGGAGGACAAGGAAACTCCCATTGCAAGTGACCAATTTATCTACTGCCCTATCAGCAAAGAGAACAGTATTCAAAATATCAGACACCAGTCTGGGAGTGAGGACTTGGAGGAGGAACTCTTCCCGTGCTCGTTTCATACCATTCAGCAGCACAGCAAGGTTGATCTTGGTGGCCAACTGTTTCCCATCCACAGAGCTCCATGTGGACACCATTATGCCATAAGGTACAAGACTTTGCCCCACATAAATCTCTGCAGCAGAGATATCACAGGTCCCATTTTCCAGGATGCCCCTCCAGGGAAGCCAGACACTACTTTGCTCGAGATATCGAAGTTTCACGGCACTCTCCTCCGTCAGGAGGGAAAGAGTGGCTTTGGTGAGGCACAGAAGTGTGCTTCTTGCATCACCCAGCCCAGCGGTGACCAGGACCCAAGGTTTGTCAGGATTTGTCCCTCCCAGCTGGCCACGTATGTATTGCTGCAGAATCTGCCACGTAGTTTCTGGCTGGTTTGGGAAGAGAAGGCGAAGGAGTCCAAGCCGGCTTTTGGGCAATTGATTCTTGGTGGGGCTCGCAG from Zootoca vivipara chromosome Z, rZooViv1.1, whole genome shotgun sequence encodes:
- the RNF183 gene encoding E3 ubiquitin-protein ligase RNF183 codes for the protein MAEKQVQGQEAECPICWNPYDNTFRTPKVLQCQHSFCIECLAHLSLVSPAQNRLQCPLCRHLTVLPSDQPVTELPTNEAILRLLRLEPNHIILEGRQLCLKEQRKSRYFLRQPRVYTLDLGPVTDPSIESYREQSRPASTTTAATTLPNRHRSPMWVCACNPQLRIFTYLMAVILSVTLLLIFSIFWTRQFFWGWG
- the LOC118083896 gene encoding uncharacterized protein LOC118083896, which encodes MKICGKQSSVQRTAQDMSALQAEKNQDMQGMWKDVDDEETYLFDCRNFPEEPCCEPWKRAEVEARERSAPSASTETPAPDLQDSDFLPSVSLAAFLALVFVFVSMILLHHGNSHLSLGDYRAASPTKNQLPKSRLGLLRLLFPNQPETTWQILQQYIRGQLGGTNPDKPWVLVTAGLGDARSTLLCLTKATLSLLTEESAVKLRYLEQSSVWLPWRGILENGTCDISAAEIYVGQSLVPYGIMVSTWSSVDGKQLATKINLAVLLNGMKRAREEFLLQVLTPRLVSDILNTVLFADRAVDKLVTCNGSFLVLLVRSEQYLERGFVC